The following coding sequences lie in one Mycobacterium gordonae genomic window:
- a CDS encoding FadR/GntR family transcriptional regulator translates to MTVESDRVRSDKRAAKIARRIEEDIVRRGWVVGESLGSEAALQQRYGASRSVLREAVRLVEHHQVARMRRGPNGGLLICEPDAGPATRAVVIYLEHLGTTLVDLLNARLVLEPLAAALAAERIDEAGIERLRAVFSAEAKWRPGRPGRPGDEFHIALAEQSKNPVLQLFIDVLMRLTKRYARASRTGSAAQAADAARKMRGAHADIVAAVTAGDSARAKTLSAGHVQRVTAWLAEHRDPAGAATSGPVGKRLPSEAPRGKLAEVLAANIADDIAADGWQVGSVFGTETALLKRYRVSRAALREAVRLLEYHEVAHMRRGPGGGLVVARPRAQASIDTIALYLQYRKPSREDLRCVRDAIEVDNVARVVARRADPDVAAFLARGASWGAAGAVSDAAVEEFRFHVGLAQLAGNALLDLFLRIIVELFRRHWSTTGHAQLTSTDVAAVENAHRRILEAIGSGDDSLACYRVRRHLDAAASWWL, encoded by the coding sequence GTGACCGTCGAATCGGATCGCGTTCGGTCGGACAAACGAGCCGCGAAAATCGCCCGTCGTATCGAAGAGGACATCGTCCGCCGCGGCTGGGTGGTCGGGGAGTCGCTTGGGTCGGAAGCGGCTCTGCAACAGCGTTATGGCGCGAGTCGTTCGGTGCTGCGCGAAGCCGTGCGGCTGGTCGAGCATCACCAGGTCGCCCGGATGCGACGCGGACCCAACGGCGGGTTGCTCATCTGCGAGCCCGATGCCGGCCCTGCTACCCGCGCCGTCGTGATCTACCTCGAACATCTGGGCACCACGCTGGTCGATCTGCTCAACGCCCGCCTCGTCCTCGAGCCGCTGGCGGCCGCGCTGGCTGCCGAACGCATCGACGAAGCCGGCATCGAGAGGCTACGAGCGGTATTCAGCGCCGAGGCGAAGTGGCGACCGGGCCGACCGGGCCGACCGGGCGACGAATTCCACATCGCACTGGCAGAGCAATCGAAAAACCCAGTGTTGCAGTTGTTTATCGATGTCCTGATGAGACTGACCAAGCGCTATGCTCGCGCCTCGAGAACCGGCTCCGCGGCGCAGGCAGCCGACGCCGCTCGCAAGATGCGCGGCGCCCACGCCGACATCGTGGCGGCCGTCACCGCCGGCGACTCGGCCCGGGCCAAGACGCTCAGCGCAGGGCACGTGCAGCGGGTGACGGCCTGGCTGGCCGAGCACCGTGATCCAGCGGGTGCAGCCACGTCCGGCCCGGTCGGCAAGCGCCTCCCATCCGAGGCGCCGCGCGGCAAGCTCGCCGAGGTACTGGCCGCCAACATCGCCGACGACATCGCGGCCGACGGCTGGCAGGTCGGCTCGGTGTTCGGCACCGAGACGGCGCTGCTGAAGCGCTACCGGGTGAGCCGGGCGGCGCTGCGTGAAGCGGTGCGGCTGCTCGAATATCACGAGGTCGCCCATATGCGCCGAGGCCCCGGCGGCGGGCTGGTCGTCGCGCGGCCCCGCGCACAAGCCAGCATCGACACCATCGCGCTGTACCTGCAATATCGCAAGCCCTCGCGGGAAGACCTGCGCTGCGTACGCGACGCCATCGAGGTCGACAATGTGGCCAGAGTCGTGGCACGTCGAGCGGACCCCGACGTGGCGGCTTTCCTGGCCCGCGGGGCCAGTTGGGGCGCGGCGGGCGCAGTCAGCGACGCCGCTGTCGAGGAATTCCGTTTCCACGTGGGTTTAGCGCAGCTGGCCGGCAACGCACTGCTCGACCTCTTCCTGCGCATCATCGTCGAACTGTTCCGCCGGCACTGGTCGACCACCGGGCACGCCCAGTTGACGTCGACCGACGTGGCCGCCGTGGAGAACGCGCACCGGCGGATCCTGGAAGCGATCGGTTCCGGCGATGACAGTCTGGCGTGCTATCGCGTTCGGCGGCACCTGGACGCCGCGGCGTCATGGTGGCTCTAG
- a CDS encoding sensor histidine kinase: protein MATSTEIKPLGATRGFVHSALLYQSERECLDSVVRFAADGFALDQPVLVAVPRDRLAMLGPSLVAARAGSYAELRLVDITDAARNPSRFLAMESAFAEKHADDTVRIVSQLVWPGRSGDECLACAEHEAVINGALKTRNVMGLCLYDATQLSDHVLADARCTHPLLWKDGSAHHSEDYAPERVLARCNQPLPPHPGAVTYTVRRTADLRPARSFAADYAGWVGLSKDGVDDLQMIATELATNSLQYAGGSCQLAFWRHNEHLVCEARDDGRLKDPYVGLRRPTASGTASRGLFLVNAMADLVRTHTTANGTTIQAYLRLDPSRDW from the coding sequence ATGGCAACAAGCACGGAGATCAAGCCCCTTGGCGCTACGAGAGGTTTTGTGCATTCTGCGCTGTTGTACCAGTCCGAGCGGGAATGTCTGGACTCCGTGGTCCGGTTTGCCGCTGACGGTTTTGCGTTAGACCAGCCGGTGCTGGTCGCTGTGCCGAGGGACAGGCTGGCGATGTTGGGGCCGTCGCTGGTGGCGGCTCGCGCCGGGTCTTATGCCGAACTGCGCCTTGTCGACATCACCGACGCGGCGCGGAATCCAAGCCGGTTCCTGGCCATGGAAAGCGCGTTCGCCGAGAAACACGCCGACGACACCGTCCGGATCGTGAGCCAGCTCGTCTGGCCCGGGCGCAGCGGCGATGAATGTCTGGCCTGTGCGGAGCACGAGGCCGTCATCAACGGGGCGCTCAAGACGAGGAACGTGATGGGGCTGTGTCTCTACGACGCCACCCAATTGTCGGACCATGTGCTGGCAGACGCCCGTTGCACCCACCCCTTGCTGTGGAAAGACGGATCGGCCCACCACAGCGAAGACTACGCACCGGAACGAGTACTGGCACGCTGCAATCAGCCGCTTCCCCCGCACCCGGGCGCGGTGACATACACGGTCCGGCGCACCGCGGACCTTCGCCCGGCGCGATCGTTCGCCGCCGACTATGCGGGCTGGGTCGGACTGTCCAAAGACGGTGTGGACGACCTGCAGATGATCGCGACCGAACTAGCGACGAACAGCCTGCAATACGCCGGCGGTTCCTGCCAGCTGGCGTTCTGGCGTCATAACGAGCATCTGGTCTGCGAGGCCCGCGACGACGGGCGGCTCAAAGACCCCTACGTGGGACTCAGGCGCCCGACCGCCAGCGGCACCGCCAGTCGCGGACTGTTTCTCGTCAATGCGATGGCGGACCTGGTGCGTACGCACACCACCGCGAACGGCACCACCATTCAGGCGTATTTGAGGTTGGATCCGTCGCGGGATTGGTGA